The Geobacter sp. AOG2 genome includes a window with the following:
- a CDS encoding glycosyltransferase family 2 protein: MVYIVLLNWNGWRDTSECVESCKKLTYPDFRIIIVDNGSTDGSEAILRERFPDMEVVQTGSNLGFAGGNNAGIRRALEHGADYVWLLNNDTVVSPDTLASLVRVAEGDDRIGMVGSKIVYYDNPALLWYAGAVLDPARPQRPAHRGLREHDRGQYDTAGETGYVTGCSLLARRALLEAVGLLDDDFFLYFEDVDWCARARRGGWRLMYAPSSVVRHKESMSAGGAASPALMYYTARNRLYFVRRNFSAKLARALWYDLYEHVLVNIKKRRFSAARSAARGVWDFFRGRTGRYRG, from the coding sequence TTGGTTTACATAGTTCTCCTCAACTGGAACGGCTGGCGCGACACGTCGGAGTGTGTCGAGTCATGCAAAAAGCTGACGTACCCCGATTTTCGCATCATCATCGTCGATAACGGCTCCACCGACGGTTCCGAGGCGATCCTGCGGGAACGCTTCCCCGATATGGAAGTGGTGCAGACTGGTTCGAATCTGGGTTTTGCCGGCGGTAACAATGCGGGTATCCGGCGGGCGCTTGAGCACGGGGCCGATTATGTCTGGCTCCTCAACAACGATACGGTGGTTTCCCCCGATACGCTCGCGTCATTGGTGCGCGTTGCGGAGGGCGACGACAGAATCGGCATGGTGGGGAGCAAGATCGTTTATTACGATAACCCGGCGCTTTTGTGGTATGCCGGGGCCGTGCTCGACCCGGCGCGCCCCCAGCGTCCCGCACATCGGGGGCTTCGCGAGCACGACCGGGGGCAGTACGATACGGCGGGGGAAACCGGGTATGTCACCGGGTGCAGTCTGCTCGCCCGTCGTGCGTTGCTGGAGGCTGTCGGCCTGCTGGACGATGATTTTTTCCTCTATTTCGAGGATGTGGATTGGTGTGCGCGGGCAAGACGGGGGGGGTGGCGTCTTATGTATGCCCCTTCCTCCGTGGTGCGGCATAAGGAGTCGATGAGCGCCGGAGGGGCGGCATCGCCTGCGCTGATGTACTACACGGCGCGGAACCGGCTCTATTTCGTGCGGCGGAATTTTTCCGCAAAACTTGCCCGGGCCCTGTGGTACGACCTGTACGAGCATGTGTTGGTGAATATCAAGAAGAGGCGGTTTTCGGCGGCGCGTTCGGCCGCGCGCGGGGTGTGGGATTTTTTTCGCGGCAGGACGGGCCGTTACCGGGGATAG
- a CDS encoding oligosaccharide flippase family protein: MTEDAPHNSQQDFQDLKKKSLKGMSALFVRQVLVKVIFFVGNIILARLLAPQIFGIYAIVQFVVQFFSTFGDVGIGAALIQKKGDLSREELSTTFWLQQMLVVSVVAVVVLAAPLALKVYPTLPPVGVWLIRAMAVSFLFSSLKTIPAILMERNIDFNRIAWVDITENLAYQGVAVVCAYLGYGVWSFVAAAITRAFLGAVLIYALSSWRPSFHYRFESVKGLVRFGLPYQGNQILNFIKDSVTPLFVGVYAGAAAVGYLRWACNFAFVPLVLSETFGRVAFPAFSKLQDDAALLGRTVEKSIRMMTFVMLPVTAILVALAPEITHVFYTDKWLPGLNAFYLYSFTPLLMGIALPMFSGILCLGKSNIILAMTVVLVAIEWGIGAPLVLKFGFVGIAVTQPITYILFVLVYKWLLSRNSVEIRVIPNVASNLLVTLTMVAVIELIKGLFVPNLIFVILVSAASATLYWGLSYILNRQNMTEAISYFRQVKGSKC, from the coding sequence ATGACTGAAGATGCACCCCATAACTCGCAGCAGGATTTTCAGGACCTCAAGAAGAAGTCCCTGAAAGGCATGTCGGCGCTGTTCGTCCGGCAAGTCCTCGTAAAGGTGATCTTCTTTGTCGGCAACATCATCCTGGCCCGGCTGCTGGCGCCGCAGATATTCGGGATTTACGCCATAGTGCAGTTCGTGGTGCAGTTTTTCTCCACGTTCGGCGATGTGGGTATCGGCGCGGCGCTGATCCAGAAAAAGGGGGACCTGAGCCGGGAAGAGCTTTCCACCACCTTCTGGCTGCAGCAAATGCTGGTGGTGTCGGTGGTCGCCGTGGTTGTCCTGGCGGCGCCGCTGGCGTTGAAGGTCTACCCGACCCTGCCGCCGGTCGGGGTCTGGCTGATCCGGGCCATGGCGGTCAGCTTCCTGTTTTCATCGCTCAAGACGATCCCCGCCATTCTCATGGAGCGGAATATCGACTTCAATCGGATCGCCTGGGTGGATATCACCGAAAACCTGGCATATCAGGGGGTGGCGGTTGTCTGTGCCTACCTGGGGTACGGGGTATGGAGTTTCGTGGCGGCGGCCATCACCAGGGCATTCCTGGGGGCTGTGCTCATTTATGCGCTGTCGTCGTGGCGGCCGAGTTTTCATTACCGGTTCGAATCGGTCAAGGGTTTGGTGCGGTTTGGCTTGCCGTATCAGGGGAACCAGATCCTCAATTTTATCAAGGATTCCGTCACGCCGCTGTTCGTTGGGGTGTATGCAGGGGCCGCTGCGGTAGGGTATCTGAGATGGGCATGTAACTTTGCTTTTGTCCCGCTTGTGCTGTCGGAAACGTTTGGACGAGTGGCATTTCCGGCATTCTCAAAGTTGCAGGATGATGCAGCACTTCTTGGGAGGACGGTAGAAAAGTCAATTCGGATGATGACATTTGTAATGCTGCCGGTGACAGCTATTTTGGTGGCATTGGCTCCCGAGATTACCCATGTTTTTTATACCGATAAATGGCTCCCCGGCCTCAATGCATTTTACCTGTATTCTTTTACGCCGTTGCTGATGGGGATTGCACTACCAATGTTCAGTGGCATTTTGTGCCTTGGAAAATCAAATATAATTCTGGCGATGACAGTGGTTTTGGTTGCCATTGAATGGGGGATTGGAGCCCCGCTTGTGCTGAAATTCGGGTTTGTGGGGATTGCTGTTACACAACCAATTACCTACATTCTTTTTGTGTTGGTCTATAAATGGCTGCTCAGCCGGAATAGTGTTGAAATTCGTGTTATTCCGAATGTAGCTTCGAATTTATTAGTTACATTAACCATGGTGGCCGTAATTGAATTAATAAAGGGATTGTTCGTGCCAAATTTGATTTTCGTAATATTGGTCTCGGCTGCAAGCGCAACCCTTTATTGGGGACTTTCGTACATTCTGAACAGACAAAATATGACAGAGGCGATATCATATTTTCGTCAGGTCAAAGGATCAAAATGCTGA
- a CDS encoding bifunctional 2-polyprenyl-6-hydroxyphenol methylase/3-demethylubiquinol 3-O-methyltransferase UbiG encodes MLKTAIKNWLLVRTDPELRDIAKIFKETAEHKGPRDPFSLECDKVFLDRLQFNPCALKMDFWEKHFELDSITHFEEISGRILDFGCGSGHLDVLLARRGMTVHGIDLSPIGIMIANRLREREPHDVKKLVTFSVVDVISQKPDGELFDSAWSAHVFEHIADPAPVLAGLHNWVKPGGHLLISVPLGTAYDDPGHVNHFFSAHELSQFLSPHIKIKRIEENNEFNVIRALCVFGGNHEQP; translated from the coding sequence ATGCTGAAGACGGCAATAAAAAACTGGTTACTCGTTCGGACTGATCCGGAGCTGCGAGATATCGCCAAGATATTTAAAGAAACGGCTGAACATAAGGGGCCGCGAGACCCCTTTTCACTTGAATGCGATAAAGTATTCCTCGATAGACTTCAGTTTAATCCGTGCGCCTTAAAGATGGATTTTTGGGAAAAACATTTTGAGTTGGACTCGATCACTCACTTTGAGGAAATATCCGGCAGAATTCTTGATTTTGGATGCGGTTCAGGGCATTTGGATGTGCTTTTAGCCCGAAGGGGAATGACTGTTCATGGCATCGACCTCAGTCCGATTGGGATAATGATAGCAAACCGTTTGCGTGAGAGAGAACCACATGATGTTAAAAAACTAGTAACATTTTCAGTTGTAGATGTGATCTCCCAAAAGCCTGACGGAGAATTATTTGATTCCGCATGGTCGGCCCATGTTTTTGAACATATTGCAGACCCTGCCCCTGTTCTGGCTGGATTACATAATTGGGTCAAGCCTGGCGGCCACCTTCTCATCTCGGTTCCACTTGGAACGGCTTATGATGATCCGGGGCATGTTAATCACTTTTTTTCCGCTCACGAGTTGTCCCAATTTCTTAGCCCACATATAAAAATTAAGAGAATCGAGGAAAATAACGAATTCAATGTAATTAGAGCGCTGTGTGTTTTTGGGGGAAACCATGAGCAGCCATAA
- a CDS encoding DapH/DapD/GlmU-related protein, which translates to MITDIIRKIKKRLITYYNRTIFKKYGANVTILKPSMITNPKYIEIGSNVLIREYSRIEAVDTYGNAKYTPELKIGDGTHIEQFFHVGSCECVEIGKNVLIAGRVYISDHNHNFKNIEEPIVNQGIEAGGKVVIGDNSWLGEGCVILPGVSIGKGAVIGSNAVVTKSIPPFSVAVGIPAKVIRQYNNETKAWELLK; encoded by the coding sequence ATGATAACTGACATAATAAGAAAAATTAAGAAACGGCTGATTACTTATTACAATAGGACCATATTTAAAAAATATGGGGCTAATGTAACCATTCTAAAACCAAGTATGATAACTAATCCAAAATATATTGAAATAGGAAGTAATGTACTCATACGTGAGTATTCAAGAATAGAGGCTGTAGATACTTACGGTAATGCAAAATATACCCCCGAACTCAAGATCGGTGACGGTACGCATATCGAACAATTTTTTCATGTAGGTTCGTGTGAATGTGTTGAAATAGGTAAAAATGTACTTATTGCCGGAAGAGTGTATATATCTGACCACAATCACAATTTTAAAAATATCGAAGAGCCTATTGTCAATCAGGGTATCGAGGCAGGTGGAAAGGTAGTTATAGGCGATAATTCCTGGCTGGGCGAAGGCTGCGTAATACTGCCGGGGGTTTCTATTGGCAAAGGGGCAGTGATAGGCTCGAATGCCGTAGTAACAAAAAGTATCCCGCCATTTTCCGTGGCAGTCGGCATTCCTGCTAAAGTCATACGTCAATATAATAATGAGACCAAAGCATGGGAACTACTGAAGTGA
- a CDS encoding glycosyltransferase family 4 protein, with product MKILMVTPYPACPGADGGGTVMFNLIRHLAARHEIVYLSFARQEDLERLAQVAPYCAEVVTVPLPGGAGMSALAKGLNLARRVVHNVLSYATLTPVVVRKCQSRAMDEAIRRAVERHKPDAAHLCFPQMAHYIEACAGTPAVMDTLDVALVGVFRRAMNARRVWEKLYYLMQWLFWVRYESRYFPRFGKVLTVTRQDAAALTMAMPDLDVYAEAIAVDAGSQPAPERDRGVRIGFLASFGHPPNTDAALYFAESVLPLVRERMPDALFVVAGRNPPRLLLDLKDKGVTCLGFVDDVSEFYGSVDVVVAPIRYGGGIKIKVLEAMACGKPLVATSVGAEGITEAGEGAFLVADDPAAFAGAVIALLSDKERRAVLGERARQVIERRFSWHRLCDDLDTIYRALDAVKR from the coding sequence ATGAAGATTCTTATGGTCACTCCCTATCCGGCTTGTCCCGGCGCGGACGGCGGCGGTACGGTGATGTTCAACCTGATCCGGCATCTCGCCGCGCGGCACGAGATCGTCTATCTCTCGTTCGCCCGGCAAGAGGATCTGGAGCGCCTGGCGCAGGTGGCGCCGTATTGCGCCGAGGTGGTTACGGTGCCGCTTCCCGGCGGGGCCGGGATGTCCGCCCTGGCCAAAGGGCTCAATCTGGCGCGGCGGGTCGTGCATAATGTGCTCTCGTATGCGACCCTGACGCCCGTGGTGGTCCGCAAGTGCCAAAGCCGGGCCATGGATGAGGCGATCCGCCGGGCGGTCGAGCGGCATAAGCCGGATGCGGCGCACCTCTGCTTTCCCCAGATGGCCCATTATATCGAGGCCTGCGCCGGTACGCCGGCAGTGATGGATACGCTGGATGTGGCCCTGGTGGGGGTGTTTCGCAGGGCCATGAACGCCCGGCGCGTCTGGGAGAAGTTGTATTATCTGATGCAGTGGCTGTTCTGGGTGCGCTACGAATCCCGTTATTTTCCGCGTTTTGGAAAGGTTTTGACGGTCACCCGTCAGGACGCGGCGGCTCTGACCATGGCCATGCCCGATCTGGATGTTTACGCGGAGGCCATCGCCGTCGATGCCGGTTCGCAGCCCGCGCCGGAGCGGGACAGGGGCGTCAGGATCGGTTTTCTCGCCAGTTTCGGCCATCCGCCCAATACGGATGCGGCCCTCTATTTTGCGGAATCCGTCCTGCCCCTTGTCAGGGAGCGGATGCCGGATGCCTTGTTTGTCGTGGCGGGGAGGAACCCGCCGCGTTTGCTGCTCGATCTGAAAGACAAGGGAGTGACCTGCCTGGGGTTCGTCGATGATGTGTCCGAATTCTACGGCTCGGTCGATGTGGTGGTGGCGCCGATCCGTTACGGCGGCGGGATCAAGATCAAAGTGCTGGAGGCAATGGCCTGCGGCAAGCCGTTGGTCGCCACCTCGGTCGGCGCCGAAGGGATCACGGAGGCGGGCGAGGGGGCCTTTCTGGTCGCGGATGACCCGGCCGCCTTTGCCGGGGCGGTGATTGCGCTGTTGTCCGAC
- a CDS encoding class I SAM-dependent methyltransferase, which translates to MGTTEVTGSAINCLCGNQSADFLFSVHKYTVHQCVACGQVYISGISLDSSSSEYDESDYFTERNNYLEKWGELSTHFQGILNKIKTYKSNGAFLDVGCSVGVLLDVARQNGFEVKGVEFSTWASEFARQKGFDVVTGGLIEAAYPEKSFDVIVMNHVLEHIPDPVEIMMELGRILKDDGLLVIGVPNFGSYMAKLMKGKWFSLMPDQHIWQFTRESLGKLLQKGGFVEVYFEAKDNHAIVGWRPIKIVQRLVNKIALLTNNAEAMLVFARKTGNE; encoded by the coding sequence ATGGGAACTACTGAAGTGACGGGCTCTGCAATCAACTGTTTGTGCGGGAACCAAAGTGCCGATTTCCTGTTTTCCGTACACAAATATACTGTTCATCAATGCGTTGCATGCGGTCAGGTCTATATCTCCGGCATTAGTCTCGACAGCAGTTCTTCTGAATACGATGAAAGCGATTATTTTACCGAGCGCAACAATTACCTGGAAAAATGGGGGGAACTCTCTACTCATTTTCAAGGCATATTGAATAAGATAAAGACATACAAGTCAAACGGTGCTTTTCTTGATGTCGGCTGTAGTGTGGGGGTGCTTCTCGACGTTGCCCGGCAAAACGGTTTTGAGGTCAAGGGCGTGGAGTTTTCCACATGGGCTTCGGAGTTTGCCAGGCAAAAAGGGTTTGATGTCGTGACAGGGGGGTTGATTGAAGCCGCCTATCCTGAGAAGAGCTTTGATGTCATCGTTATGAATCATGTCCTCGAACATATTCCCGACCCGGTTGAAATCATGATGGAATTGGGGCGGATATTGAAAGACGACGGGCTGCTGGTTATTGGTGTGCCCAACTTCGGTTCCTATATGGCAAAACTGATGAAGGGGAAATGGTTTTCGCTCATGCCGGACCAGCATATCTGGCAGTTCACGCGCGAATCTCTCGGCAAGCTGCTCCAGAAGGGCGGTTTTGTGGAGGTATATTTCGAAGCAAAGGATAATCATGCAATAGTCGGGTGGCGACCGATCAAAATAGTGCAACGGCTCGTGAACAAAATTGCATTATTGACAAACAATGCCGAAGCAATGCTCGTTTTTGCCCGAAAAACAGGGAATGAATGA
- a CDS encoding glycosyltransferase family 2 protein, which produces MSSHNISAVLLVRNEEPNIRLCLEGLKWCDEIVVVDMESEDDTVAIAREFTDNIYSHERVIAFDIAKNYAVEKASNEWVLLIDADEMVPACLAAELRLIAEKDEVDAVYIAFKNFILGEWNRAKAWWPNYHCRFFKKQSMMISERIHAYMSVSNTARTLYLPPEEKFAIHHFAYRDAEQFISKLNRYTTIEAKHLYDDGKKFTYYLFFKSTIKEFIDRYIRLGGYKDGLRGFFVCIMMVMYRAVACIKLWELHENKDDIKHKYDKLKNNIIGGY; this is translated from the coding sequence ATGAGCAGCCATAATATATCCGCAGTCCTCCTGGTAAGAAACGAGGAGCCGAACATCCGGCTGTGCCTTGAAGGCCTGAAATGGTGTGATGAAATAGTCGTTGTGGATATGGAGAGTGAAGATGATACGGTTGCAATAGCCAGGGAGTTTACGGACAATATTTACTCGCATGAACGAGTTATTGCCTTCGACATTGCAAAGAATTATGCCGTTGAAAAGGCGAGCAACGAATGGGTGTTGCTGATTGATGCCGACGAAATGGTCCCGGCATGTTTGGCAGCAGAACTGAGGCTCATTGCCGAAAAAGATGAGGTAGACGCGGTCTATATAGCATTTAAGAATTTTATCCTGGGAGAATGGAATCGAGCAAAGGCGTGGTGGCCGAATTATCATTGCCGTTTTTTTAAAAAGCAATCGATGATGATTTCGGAAAGAATTCATGCATACATGTCCGTTTCCAATACTGCGCGTACCTTGTATCTGCCGCCCGAGGAAAAATTCGCGATTCATCATTTTGCGTATAGGGATGCTGAACAATTCATTTCCAAGCTCAATAGATATACAACAATTGAGGCTAAACACTTATATGATGATGGGAAGAAGTTTACCTACTACCTGTTTTTTAAGTCTACGATAAAGGAATTCATTGATAGATATATTAGATTAGGTGGGTATAAAGACGGATTAAGAGGCTTTTTTGTTTGTATTATGATGGTTATGTACCGTGCCGTTGCATGCATAAAGTTGTGGGAGTTGCATGAAAATAAAGATGATATAAAACATAAATATGATAAATTAAAGAATAATATCATTGGCGGTTATTGA